The Staphylococcus carnosus genome has a segment encoding these proteins:
- a CDS encoding molybdenum cofactor biosynthesis protein B, producing the protein MTKNEHVNVKLDRDIQCAVLTVSDTRTPETDKGGNLAKELLSEINVEIKPEHYAIVKDDKQAITEQLQQWLAEDVDVIITTGGTGIAQRDVTIEAVTPLLSKEIEGFGELFRYLSYAEDVGTRALLSRAVAGTVGEQLIFSVPGSTGAVKLAMNKLIKPELNHLIHELTK; encoded by the coding sequence ATGACAAAAAATGAACATGTAAACGTTAAGCTAGATAGAGATATTCAATGTGCGGTGTTGACAGTATCAGATACGAGAACACCGGAAACAGATAAAGGCGGCAACTTAGCAAAAGAATTATTATCTGAAATTAATGTAGAAATCAAACCAGAACATTATGCGATTGTTAAAGATGATAAACAAGCGATTACAGAGCAATTACAACAATGGTTGGCTGAAGATGTAGATGTCATTATCACAACTGGTGGCACAGGAATTGCACAACGCGATGTTACAATAGAAGCTGTAACACCATTGCTTTCAAAAGAAATTGAAGGTTTCGGAGAATTGTTCAGATATTTAAGTTATGCTGAAGATGTTGGTACACGTGCTTTACTTTCACGTGCAGTAGCAGGCACAGTTGGAGAACAACTTATTTTCTCAGTACCAGGTTCAACGGGTGCAGTGAAGCTTGCAATGAATAAACTAATTAAACCAGAATTAAATCATTTAATTCATGAACTGACAAAATAA
- the moaC gene encoding cyclic pyranopterin monophosphate synthase MoaC, with the protein MSEFTHINEQGNAKMIDVSEKEITKRTATAHSSITVNQDIYQQIVDHTNKKGNVLNTAQIAGIMAAKNTSTIIPMCHPLSLTGIDIAFEWDTTSSYTLNIEATVSTSGKTGVEMEALTAASATALTVYDMTKALDKGMVIGETYLLTKSGGKSGDYRRESK; encoded by the coding sequence ATGTCTGAATTTACTCATATCAACGAACAAGGTAATGCGAAGATGATAGATGTTTCTGAAAAAGAAATCACGAAACGTACTGCTACCGCTCATTCAAGTATTACCGTCAATCAAGATATTTATCAGCAAATTGTCGATCATACAAATAAGAAAGGTAATGTGCTGAACACTGCACAGATTGCTGGAATTATGGCTGCCAAAAACACATCCACAATTATTCCAATGTGCCATCCGCTCTCACTTACTGGTATTGATATTGCTTTCGAATGGGATACAACATCATCTTATACTCTAAACATTGAAGCTACTGTTTCAACGTCTGGTAAAACCGGAGTAGAGATGGAAGCCTTAACTGCAGCTTCTGCTACTGCATTAACGGTTTATGATATGACCAAAGCTTTAGATAAAGGAATGGTCATCGGAGAAACGTATCTTCTAACTAAATCTGGTGGTAAATCTGGCGACTATCGCCGAGAATCTAAATAA
- the glp gene encoding gephyrin-like molybdotransferase Glp, with amino-acid sequence MPVEKRNPIPVREAIKRVVEQDIETEVQNVPLNKSLGYVLAEDIVATYEIPRFNKSPYDGFALRSEDTVGASGDNRIEFEVIDHIGAGSVSDKTVGPNQAVRIMTGAEVPAGADAVVMLEQTKEGDHTFTIRKTFSHNENVSLKGEETEVGDVVLKKGQRINAGGIAVLATFGYTEVPVRKLPSAAIIATGSELLDVGDELEPGKIRNSNGPMIEGLLNQFGLDGEVYKIQEDDLESSIAVVKQAMETHDMVITTGGVSVGDFDYLPEIYKALDAEVLFNKVQMRPGSVTTVAVAHGKYLFGLSGNPSACYTGFQLFVKTGVLNMMGANEKFPQVVKATLMEDFKKANPFTRFIRSKATLNGMEATVVPSGFNKSGAVVAIAHSNAMVMLPSGTRGFHAGNTVDVILTETDVFEEELLL; translated from the coding sequence ATGCCAGTTGAAAAAAGAAATCCAATTCCTGTTAGAGAAGCTATCAAACGTGTTGTAGAACAAGATATTGAAACTGAAGTACAAAATGTACCATTAAATAAAAGTTTAGGGTACGTACTTGCAGAAGATATTGTAGCAACATATGAAATTCCTAGATTTAATAAATCACCTTATGATGGTTTTGCTTTGAGAAGTGAAGATACAGTAGGTGCAAGCGGTGATAACCGTATTGAATTCGAAGTGATTGATCACATCGGTGCAGGTTCAGTTTCAGATAAAACTGTAGGTCCTAATCAAGCTGTTCGAATCATGACAGGTGCAGAAGTTCCAGCAGGTGCAGATGCTGTGGTTATGCTAGAACAAACAAAAGAAGGCGACCATACATTTACGATTCGTAAAACATTCTCTCACAATGAAAATGTTTCATTAAAAGGCGAAGAAACAGAAGTGGGCGATGTTGTATTGAAAAAAGGACAACGTATTAATGCCGGCGGTATTGCAGTGCTTGCAACATTCGGCTACACAGAAGTTCCAGTTCGTAAATTACCATCTGCTGCAATTATCGCAACAGGCAGTGAATTATTAGATGTCGGTGATGAATTAGAACCAGGTAAAATTCGTAATTCTAACGGACCTATGATTGAAGGGTTATTAAATCAATTTGGTTTAGATGGAGAAGTTTATAAAATTCAAGAAGATGACTTAGAAAGTAGTATTGCCGTTGTAAAACAAGCGATGGAAACACATGACATGGTCATTACTACAGGCGGCGTTTCAGTAGGTGATTTTGATTATCTGCCTGAAATCTATAAAGCTTTAGATGCTGAAGTATTATTTAATAAAGTACAGATGAGACCAGGCAGTGTTACAACTGTAGCGGTTGCACATGGTAAATATTTATTCGGTTTATCCGGAAATCCATCAGCTTGTTATACAGGTTTCCAATTATTTGTTAAAACAGGCGTATTGAATATGATGGGTGCTAATGAAAAATTCCCTCAAGTTGTGAAAGCAACTTTAATGGAAGATTTCAAAAAAGCCAATCCATTCACACGTTTTATTAGATCAAAAGCTACTTTAAATGGAATGGAAGCAACAGTTGTACCTTCAGGATTTAATAAATCAGGTGCCGTTGTAGCAATTGCACATAGTAATGCAATGGTGATGCTGCCAAGTGGTACAAGAGGATTCCATGCTGGTAATACAGTAGATGTTATCTTAACAGAAACAGATGTATTTGAAGAGGAACTTTTACTATGA
- the mobB gene encoding molybdopterin-guanine dinucleotide biosynthesis protein B, with protein MILQIVGYKDSGKTTLLAETVKFLKNKGYRVVTIKHHGHGAEDITLQENTVDHMKHFEAGADQSIVQGHELRETITRTSEASLSQIIDSAVTIEYDIILAEGFKNADYDKVVIYKNPEELSSLSALSHVQYKLPFQKLSDLEPFKNWLESWIDIKKDESE; from the coding sequence ATGATTTTGCAAATCGTGGGATATAAAGATTCAGGCAAAACTACATTGTTAGCTGAAACGGTTAAGTTTTTAAAAAATAAAGGTTATCGTGTAGTCACAATCAAACATCATGGTCATGGTGCAGAGGATATTACATTGCAGGAGAACACTGTTGACCATATGAAACATTTTGAAGCGGGAGCAGATCAAAGTATCGTACAAGGACACGAACTCAGAGAAACGATAACCCGCACGTCTGAAGCGTCTTTATCCCAAATTATTGATTCAGCTGTTACAATTGAATATGACATCATTTTAGCTGAAGGGTTTAAAAATGCCGACTATGATAAAGTTGTCATTTATAAAAATCCTGAAGAATTATCTTCTTTATCAGCGCTCAGTCATGTACAATATAAGTTGCCGTTTCAAAAATTAAGTGATTTAGAGCCTTTTAAAAATTGGCTTGAATCGTGGATTGATATAAAAAAGGATGAGTCAGAATGA
- a CDS encoding molybdenum cofactor biosynthesis protein MoaE, translating into MKQFEIVTEPIQTEQYRDFTLNPHQGAVVVFTGHVREWTKGIRTEHLEYEAYIPMAEKKLAQIGDEINEQWPGTIVSIVHRIGPLKISDIAVLIAVSSPHRKDAYAANEYAIDRIKEVVPIWKKEIWEDGAEWIGHQRGYHDDAVERGQN; encoded by the coding sequence ATGAAACAGTTTGAGATTGTAACAGAACCGATACAAACAGAACAGTATCGAGACTTTACACTTAATCCGCACCAAGGAGCAGTGGTTGTATTTACAGGACATGTCCGAGAATGGACTAAAGGGATACGCACTGAACATTTAGAATATGAAGCTTATATTCCAATGGCTGAGAAGAAACTCGCACAAATCGGTGATGAAATTAATGAACAGTGGCCAGGTACAATTGTAAGTATTGTACATCGAATCGGGCCATTAAAAATTTCAGATATAGCTGTGTTGATTGCGGTATCTTCTCCGCATAGAAAAGATGCATACGCTGCTAATGAGTATGCAATAGATCGTATTAAAGAAGTTGTTCCCATTTGGAAAAAAGAAATTTGGGAAGATGGAGCTGAGTGGATTGGCCATCAACGCGGCTACCACGATGATGCAGTTGAAAGGGGGCAAAATTAA
- the moaD gene encoding molybdopterin converting factor subunit 1 produces MKVLYFAEIKEILQKDTDQFQIDDEMTVEAFKQYLFEKYPEIDGKKFQIALNEEFVQPHEKINQSDVVALIPPVSGG; encoded by the coding sequence ATGAAAGTCCTTTATTTTGCTGAAATCAAAGAGATTTTGCAAAAAGATACTGATCAATTTCAGATTGATGATGAAATGACTGTGGAAGCATTTAAACAATATTTATTTGAAAAATATCCAGAGATAGATGGAAAGAAATTTCAAATTGCTTTAAACGAAGAATTTGTACAACCTCACGAAAAAATCAACCAATCAGATGTTGTTGCTTTGATTCCACCAGTAAGTGGAGGTTAA
- the mobA gene encoding molybdenum cofactor guanylyltransferase MobA, whose product MKAIILAGGQSERFGAPKAFAEIDGKMFYEQIITVLDSMNMFNEIIISSNETLASEFKGARVIVDDSEHKNKGPLSGIYSVMKQDFESELFFVISVDTPLITAKAISQLYQFMVEHVIEDQLDIAGFKEGNHPIPTIAFYSPNCLPIIARALESDDYSMRHVYQQTASDWIDVSSVDDDTEWYKNINYPQDLESIKK is encoded by the coding sequence GTGAAAGCCATTATATTAGCAGGAGGGCAATCAGAACGTTTTGGGGCGCCTAAAGCATTTGCAGAAATAGATGGGAAAATGTTCTATGAACAAATAATTACTGTATTAGATAGCATGAATATGTTCAATGAAATTATTATAAGTTCAAACGAAACACTTGCATCTGAATTTAAAGGTGCACGTGTTATTGTGGACGATTCAGAACACAAAAATAAAGGACCTTTATCTGGGATTTATTCTGTTATGAAACAAGATTTTGAATCAGAATTATTTTTTGTGATTTCTGTGGATACGCCGCTTATTACCGCTAAAGCAATCAGCCAATTGTATCAATTCATGGTAGAACATGTGATTGAAGATCAATTAGACATTGCTGGTTTTAAAGAAGGTAACCATCCTATTCCGACAATTGCCTTTTACAGCCCTAATTGTTTGCCGATTATTGCACGTGCTTTAGAGTCAGATGACTATAGTATGCGTCATGTTTATCAACAAACCGCATCTGATTGGATAGATGTAAGTAGTGTAGACGATGATACAGAATGGTATAAGAATATTAATTATCCCCAAGATTTAGAGAGCATAAAGAAATAA
- the moaA gene encoding GTP 3',8-cyclase MoaA produces the protein MVKQITDKLGRPIRDLRLSVTDRCNFRCDYCMPKEIFGDDFVFLPKDELLSFSEMERIARVYTHLGVKKIRITGGEPLMRRDLYKLIAALNEIEGVEDIGLTTNGLLLKKHGQKLYDAGLRRINVSLDAIDNELFQSINNRNIKADTILEQIDYAVSIGFKVKINVVVQKGVNDDQIIPMVQYFKDKNIQVRFIEFMDVGNDNGWDFSKVVSKDEMLSMIQEEFDIEAVEPKYYGEVAKYYRHKDNGAQFGLITSVSQSFCSTCTRARLSSDGKFYGCLFSTVDGFNVKEFMRSGVSDDELQAKFEELWNIRDDRYSDERTEQTVAIRKRKKINMNYIGG, from the coding sequence ATGGTAAAACAGATAACGGATAAACTTGGACGTCCAATTCGTGATTTAAGATTATCTGTGACAGACCGTTGCAATTTCCGATGTGATTATTGCATGCCGAAAGAAATATTCGGTGACGATTTTGTCTTTTTACCCAAAGATGAATTACTGAGTTTCAGCGAAATGGAACGAATTGCTCGCGTATATACACACTTAGGTGTGAAAAAAATCCGTATTACAGGCGGAGAACCATTAATGCGCAGAGATTTATATAAATTAATTGCAGCCTTGAATGAGATTGAAGGTGTAGAAGATATTGGTTTAACAACCAATGGTTTATTACTGAAAAAACATGGACAGAAATTATATGATGCAGGTTTAAGACGTATTAATGTCAGTCTAGATGCTATTGATAATGAACTGTTCCAATCTATTAACAACCGTAATATCAAAGCAGATACAATTTTAGAACAAATTGATTATGCTGTTTCTATTGGTTTTAAAGTGAAAATCAATGTTGTTGTTCAAAAAGGTGTGAACGATGACCAAATTATTCCTATGGTTCAATATTTCAAGGATAAGAATATTCAAGTCAGATTTATTGAATTCATGGATGTTGGTAATGATAACGGTTGGGATTTTAGTAAAGTTGTATCGAAAGATGAAATGCTTTCAATGATTCAAGAAGAATTTGATATTGAAGCGGTAGAACCTAAATATTATGGGGAAGTTGCGAAATATTACCGCCATAAAGATAATGGCGCACAATTTGGATTGATTACAAGTGTGTCACAATCATTCTGCTCTACTTGTACAAGAGCGAGACTATCATCTGACGGTAAGTTTTATGGCTGCTTGTTCAGTACCGTTGATGGTTTTAATGTTAAAGAATTTATGCGTTCAGGTGTTTCAGATGATGAACTTCAAGCGAAGTTCGAAGAATTATGGAATATTCGAGATGATCGTTATTCAGATGAACGTACAGAACAAACTGTCGCAATTCGAAAACGTAAAAAAATTAATATGAACTATATTGGCGGTTAA
- a CDS encoding transcriptional regulator, SarA/Rot family — protein MSEAINQLITTECQLSQIKHWLKATHQMNMEEFIILYKIHSVEKMSGKELRDTLHYEMKWNTSKIDVLIRKLYKKGLIAKQRSETDERQVFYLLDEGTA, from the coding sequence ATGTCAGAAGCCATAAATCAATTAATTACTACAGAATGCCAACTCAGTCAAATCAAACATTGGTTAAAAGCAACCCATCAAATGAACATGGAAGAATTTATCATATTATATAAAATTCATTCCGTTGAAAAAATGAGCGGTAAAGAATTAAGAGATACTTTACATTATGAAATGAAATGGAATACAAGTAAGATAGATGTTCTTATCCGTAAGCTTTATAAAAAAGGATTGATAGCCAAACAACGTTCAGAAACTGATGAACGACAAGTCTTTTATTTACTAGATGAAGGAACAGCATGA